Within Oreochromis aureus strain Israel breed Guangdong linkage group 19, ZZ_aureus, whole genome shotgun sequence, the genomic segment CCCCCTGTGCTTCCAGGTGTCCCAGAATCCCTTGCTGTACAGCCTGGTTTCTCAGGGGACGGTGGCGAAGATCAGACAGCTTGAGGTGATGATCGGAGAAGATCCAGGTAGAAGGTCCAGGATGCTTTTTTAGGAGCGAATAACTGAGCTGATTAGATCTGATGGAGCAGGTAGAGCCTGATGAAGCTCCTCAGGTGCTTCAGGTGAATCCATGACTAAAGTTTAttctgcaggaaaaacaaacagagcaacACAGTCAGGATGAAAAACCAGCTGTGGGTTCATTAAAGTCCTTACTTTAAAGAACCCAGTTACACCTGTGCATGGCGTCCACGGCCGCGCGCACAGACATATGAAGCTCCTGTACTGTCATACGGGTGGTGctgctttttattattgtgcatCACAGAGGCTAAAATAGGCGGATTTATCATTGCTGTTGGGCTAAACCCTGCTGCGTGTGTTTGACAGGTCCTGATGAAGGGACAGTTCTGGGGTTTTTTCTGCCAGTTTACCTGCAGACTGAACTTTAGTTGTCCTTTCACCTGCAGCCAGAGCTCCTCGGGAGTTTCATGTGGTCGTCCTCCTACCTGCCCGTCTGAGCAGCGCCTGTCGCGTCGCcgcttccttttcttctttgtttgaaCGTTTGTGTCTGTGCGTCTGCAGGTGAGCGAGGGATCAGAGCTTTATTCGTTCAGGATGAACTCCTGCGCTCCTGTCTGGCTCTATCCCATTCCTCCTCTGTTGCCATAACAACGGGCTTCCCAACACACTACAtgcacaggtacacacacacagagtgctgCTTCCTGGTTCTGTGTGACCAGGAAGTTCAACATCGGATTATATCAGACTGTAAACAAATGATGGCGGCGGCGTCAGAAGCTGCCTCCATCATTTGTTTACAGTCTGTGATGGGGGAGAGGTCACGAGTAACACAGGTGATTCTCAGCGTTTGCGTCTCCTCTTCAGCCCTCCCGATGAAACCGACGGCCCACCAGGAGCAATTGCCATGGCAACCATGCTGCTGTCTCTGGGGAAACAGGTGACCATGGTGACGGATCGCCGGGCGCTTGAGATGAACCGCGCCATCATCGATGAAGCAGTGAGGACAGGTGAGAGTTTTAATTCTGCTCTGGgattaatttaatttagaaatgttcagaatgagaaaataaaacgtgactttcaaaataaagtgcaagaaactgctgtgatgtcaccctCAGGAGTCCTGAAGGCTGCTATCCCATTGGTCACATTTGAAGACGGCGGTCCAGATGCTGCGCGGCACTTCCTGTGTCACCATGGAGACCCTAACAAGCCCAGGTGAGCTGGCGTGTGAGGCACCTTCATAGATAGGCTGGATTTGTTGGTCCAGCTGAGCTGTGCATGATGGGAAAAAGTCCAGTTTACTAGTCGCAGTCAGAGATCAGCAGCTGTCCTTCACAGACCTGCTCCACCCTCTGCAGCGAGTCCAAACACACGTGAGGACTGTCATGTGACGAGTCACCTGACTTCAAACCCCGTGAGCCCTTAAAATAACGACATGCAGTGTGTGCAGCACGAGTGCTGCTGTGACTAAAGCAAAAGGACACGTGTAACATTACGATGATAGAAAGAAGAATCTGCAGGTTTGTTATGGAATCATCAGATCACACGTGAGCCCAAACAACAGGAAACGAGCACAGACTGTGTTCTTTAACTGTCTCATGCATACAGCCCCGTTATTCACACCTGCACAGGTACGGCTGCAGGTTCTAATGTGACACTGATACTCGTTACCAGATTCGACCACCTGGTGGCGATAGAGCGCAGCGGACGCGCCGCAGATGGGAACTACTACAACATGAGAGCAGTGAACATCAAACACCTGGTGGATCCCGTGGACGACCTGTTCATCGCTGCCAAGCACATACCTGGAATCGGCACCACAGGCGGGAACCCCCCCACCATCTGATCATTACACTCTGTGATAAAACCAGCAGCCAATCACGACTCAGCCTTACAGAAGACTGAatgatgtgtgtgtctgtgtgtgcaggaaTCGGTGATGGTGGGAACGAGCTGGGGATGGGGAAGGTGAAGGAGAAGGTGCAGAGCCTGATGCCCAAAGGCGGTCTGATCGCCTGTGAGGTTCCTGCAGACCACGCCGTCACCGCAGGTACGGCCTCTGCGAACACAGCAGCTGTCGCAGCATCATGCTGCTCACTGTAGCAGCACTGATGGATGCTGTAAATGAGCAGGTAGAAGCAGAACATCAGTTAGCTCGCTGTGACCTCGTCTGCCATCTTAACCTGGTGTGACTTCCTGCACCAACACTGAGCTGCTGTGACCGTTTcagcttttcttcctctttgaaGAGCAGCTATGAAAGCTGCATCAGcaaaagaaggtagaaggttTGGACAGTTGGTCACAGCGCTGCTGTCCAAACACTGACAGACAGCAGCTTCAGTAACAGCAGAGGAGGGCGgagccagcagcaggtgtatgCAGGCTGAGCGATCAGCTGGTGTGAGCTGCAGGTCAGTTTGAACTTACCCTGTGCTCCATCTTCTCTGACCTCCTTCCGTGCTCCTGCAGGCGTGTCTAACTGGGGAGGCTACGCTGTGGCCTGCGGGCTCTACCTGCTCCACACCTGCCCGGCACACCTGCGCTACCTGAGGAAGGGGCTGGGACTGGAACCTGTGACCTCCACGGAGCAGCTGCAGGACTGGACCACTAACCTGCCGTCTGTGGAAAAGGTAACACACAAATGCTCATTAAAAAGCACCAAATGTCCCCCCACAGTCTCATCTGGAGCCTCTGTGCCTGTAAATGTTCACAGCGTGAAGCTAACGTGAAGCTAACGTGACTTGATTAAATAAACTGTAGTTAATGCTGGCGGCCGATCtcatctccctctctccctaAACCCAGGAGGAGTCCTTCCTCTCCACTCTGGTCCAGTTTGGGATCCGAAGTGGGAAAACTGGTCACCTGGCCATGGAGGTGGATGGCCTGACCTTTCACCCCACCCACTCTGACATGATCACCAGACTGCTGGAAGTGACACGAGGAGGGCGCGGCGCATTTTAATCTGAACTCTTTATTATTCCCTGATGTGATCCCAATCCTGATGCAGGGAAACACagaggaaggaggagaggagtgTGAGGGTGCCTTAGCCGCTGCCTGGTAACCGCTCAGCCTGCCTTTAAATGCTCACAAAGCAGAgtgacccccccaccccccggtGTCCAGCTCTGCACTGTAATGAACCAATCACAGCTTAATTCTTCCGTTGGGGTAAAAATAGTCTGTGAGATGCATGGCTGCTTGTACCGTCTGAGCAGATGTACAGATCGCAGCACTCATCATCgttgatgaggatgatgagggAACATGTTTGGGTCGAGGCTGTGAAAGGCTCCGCACCACAAATCAGTTTGTTCTGGAAGCGCCTCAGGCCACGTTAACTGTTTGTGCTCCTGCAGATGGAAGGACGTCCACCTCCAGGTGCAGAGCTGCGGGAAGCAGCTGAAATGTGtctcacctgtcagtcaaagaggccacgcccccattaatgcaaattttaaaccttaataatgataataataataattatgagTTAATACGAGTTAATCTGGTGTTACGAGGGAGAAAATTATCTCTAGAGACCAAACAGGCTGCGAGCAGGTTTCATTTTACCTGGGAGTCTATGGGAccgactcactgctgcctctgctggacgctGGAGGAACTGCAGGGTTAAATcgttctctctctgtttgtttatcAGTAAATGAGCTGAAGATGATTTATATGTTTTGTAGAAATGAGATGTGAATAAAAGAAATCAATGATCTGCGTTAAACAgctttcttttaccttttttgATTCTTTCTTGGATGATTTGCAGGTTGGAGTTTGTCCAAACTTACAGGAGCTCCATCAGCCTTAAAAACACTGAGTCAGTCTTTTCTGGCTGTTATTAACATGCTAAACTGGAAACAGAGCGACGCTGAGACCATGTTTCTTATTCTCTGATACTCGATGAAGagatttaattttaattgaaaGTAAAGCTTTTTTGTTTGATGTTCTACTTATCCAACGGAGGGACACGTATGACGCCCCAGAGAGCAGACATGCTGACATCTACATACCTGctgtttgtgaggggcagccaatgagAAGGTTTTCTCAAAGGGGGTGGAGACGGGCGGAGCAGCCAGTTGTCTGTGTCAGCGCTGTAATGATCCaaacaccatcacacctccatCCTGCAGCTTCTTTTACTCAGACATGCCACTAATTAGACTGAACCGTGCTGCAGGTCCACTCAGGACTAAACGTGACAGAATAACACAGACCTTTATAAAACAGTTACTGCCTGTTTACCTCAGTGCACTGTAAGCAAAGCACTAAATAAATGTGCATGAAAACAGtttattcaaaataaaatcatttgttctttttcgctgtttttttaacaacttTTACTACAAATATCAGAATTTTCATGTGTCAGATTTGCTACATCTGCAGttttttccttaaaaatgtatttttctgtttctttaggTTTTCGAGGGAAACAATCACTCTGATGATGTAGACGTCTCAGAAACTGTATGTTCCTAATATGATGCACGAGGCGTTCAGGGGTTAAAACCTGGTGATTCACCTCtgcttttattgtgtttttattttcaggctGTGACTGTAGAAAGTACATTTCATGTGACGCGTCAGAGCAAAGCTCAGATATCGGCCTGGAGGGGGAATGGTGTCCTGATTGAATGTTGgactgtaaatgtgctgcaggcGAGGCGTGCTGACGTGATTGAGTTGGAGGGGAAATGATATCGAGGAAGGTGGAGGAGGATGGAGCGCTGCGCTATTACAGAAATCACCTTTAAACGCGCTCAGAGGAAAATAAGCTGCCCGGGTCACACAAGTCCAACACGTCCTGGCGCCTGCCATCAGAACGCTGGCAGCTCTGCGTCCTTTGGGTCCACGTGTTATTAATACTCACGTGTCCACGCCGTGGCCTGTTCGTGCAGCTGGCtctgaaatgaaaacaacacgatgcttcagaaggaaaaaacaggtcattttattctgttgctaggcaacatgatgACATCACTATATCTGATGTAGGTAAAAACCTTTTGGGGCCTGTGATGTACCTGTGTGGCAGCTGTGTTTCACCTGTTGGGTAAGAACAGTTGTAaagagaaccggctcttcaaGTTGTTTTGTtgacaataatataaaattatgcacaaaaggaattactaatgtaaaaaaagtggttttatttatatatgtttataaataaatatatgtggtggtcctagagacaaagcacgtacaaactccaaaacacatttctagctttaactgaacttccaaaacagagctactagtttgtgtatttatacacaagcactcatataaattcaaataattaaaaataatgttcatttacctgttactaccacacaccaaatccggtcgttgatacttcctggcttgtgtagccaccactaacaaaagctcaacactgccccctagcgtcctggagcacttctgttgtgttttgtacgtgctttgtctctaggggccaccgtaaatatacttttatttattcactccacataaaatgtaataaataaatcatataatacaaaaaccaactattcacatttcaacttttaactatttaaattttcagctttttccttttaaacaaatttaaagtgaaacaacacaaaacactgcaaaccacaacacaattaaatataaattaaaatataaaaacaagaagaagatgcacattctctgtcatatgggcctgcatgaatcaactttctgaatcctttatcatctgcaactgcaaatagttgtggatgattactatacctttctaatgtgacgttgttgtccctggctctctctccctcccgctctgttcctgtgctactgcgagtgtaactaccgcccctcatCCCAGcgcaagcacaaggctcgcgtgcggagtgaagcaggaaaaagtgcgagagagagggtgagagaaagggaaaaaaacccccacggCTCgtgataaggagccggctcacatcgttcacgtcaaagacccggctctaagagccgtttcgttcacGAACGACACATCACTAGCCTGCTGCACGCCAGCTACAGGCGGAGGCGGCTCAGCTCCACCCTGAAACAGTCTGGAAAAGTTGATCTGAGGGTTTCAGTAAGAAGGATGCTCTGAGTCTGCAGCACAAAGAAGTCGACGCATCACCACAGAAACCGTGAAAATGCGCTTTAAAAGCCCGAGCGGCTGCTGTAGTTTAACATAACCAGTCATCCAGTTTATAACGTAGTGATATTATCATGTTTCAAACCCGAGGAAACGACTCCGCCCCTCCGGCCTCCAATCAGATTCCCCCTCTGTAGCGTTCGTTTCACGTGCAGGTGGATAAATGAGAGCTGCTGTGGTTCAGATCAGACACGCTCTGCTTCCTGTCTAAGATTTCTGATCTCAGTATTTTCATCCTTTTAGTCCTGACTCTGCACTTCACACTGATGTGGCCAAAACCAGCTGCTCCTCTGCGGCGGTGGAAACGGCTGAGGTCGGATTCACCGTTTAAAGCGTCGTTCAGCAGAAGCATCACAGGAGTCGCTGAGCGTCCTctcagctgtggctgcagtgacGGCTGAGCGACCTCGTGGTTGTGTTTAGTGTTCGAGCAGCTGCATTTGTGCAGCCATGTGCTGAATGTACAACTCACCACAACACAGGAGGAGAGGCGGACCTCAAAGCCAGATAATGACGAGTGTGGTGAGGCGTTTTCAGTGGCTGGACCTGAGTCAATGCAGGCTGATGAGAGAAGGCAAAGAAGGAATCAGCAGAAATCAGACCTGTAAGCAGGCTGACTGACACATCTTAATGAGGTTAACAAGTGCTTTAATCAGCTTACAGAGATAAGCTGCTCCTCACTGACAGCTTGGATCATTAATGCTCCCCAGGGAGCGCAGGAGCTGCAGACACCTGTGAAAAGCAGGGATCCTCTTACTGTCCACGCACCGAGCAGACAAGATTTTCCATGAGAGGTCACGCCACACATCACAGAGCTGATTAGTCAGACTGCAGGCTGAAGAAAGGCTTCTTACCTGAATTCTCTctaatgtccagcagggggcgactcctctggcGTCTGATTAGATAGAAGTCTGACAAAACACATGCATGAAAGCATCAAAGCTGAGCAAGGTAAAAATGGACTAAGACAGAATCATCTGTATGCAGTCCTGAACAGATGGTTTTGAGACGTgatttaaaagtagagagtTTGTGGTCCGGAGATCTGTGGAAGTGCATCCAAAGTCTCGGGCAGAACAGCTAAAGGCTCTGAGTCCCAGGACAGTCAGGCGAGCAGGTGGAAcagacagaagggaagctgaGTGTAGGAGGGCGCGAGTACGTATGGAGATCAGATAAATATGGAGGAGCGAGGTTATGAAGCGCTTTGAAAGTAAGAAGCAGGATCTGACACGGAGGTGAACTGGAAGCCAGCGGAGCTGTTTAAGAACAGCTGTTATATGTTCAGTGGATGTAATTCTGGATACAAAACGAGCAGCTGTGTTTTGAACTAACTGCAATTTATGGAGAGATTTATGAGGGACTAGAAGGAGCAGATttcttcccttcattggcttcctgttaaatccagaattcaaaatcctgctcatacaaggtcttaaataatcaggcccctgTGTATTGACAGcatactgcaggaaaaataaATGGTATATGTCACAGCATGAATAACTCGCCTCGTAGTCAGCTGATGATTATTAAGACTGCAGAGGACATGAGCTTCATGTTTCACCAACCCAACAGTTAACATGGAAGGATCACTTCACGGTCACACAGTCACGTTCGTGGATAAGTGCATCCTCGAGtacaccacagaagaagaagtccTGCGCTCAGTCAGTATCACAGCTGGTAAATCCTGTAAagaagcttcagggcctctctAATTACCTCTGTAGCAGGAGCTGGTTTCACACAGGCTCATATTCCCAGCTTGAGTCTGCTCCATTAGGTGGCTAGAGAGGGTCACAGGTCACAGGCACGAAGACACGCCCTCTGACCTGAGGCCTCAACAGACACCGCTCTCGTCTTTCAGTCCTTATACTCAGATAAGATTGGTTGATCTCGGCAGCTGCTCCGTGGACCTCAGAGTATCATTCACATGTTGGGACATTAACTAAGCATCACAGCAAAGCTCAAAGATAACGCTGTAAGCAGCTGATCAGTGTGCTCGACAGCTGTCAGCAGGTTTAAACATACAAACCTGTAAACAAAGATGAGTTTGAGGCCGACTTCAGGTGGTTCTGTCTGAACGAAGGAGGAGCTGCACTTTATATTGTCAGATAAAGACCTACtgccccctatgagcaagcactttggtgacagtgggaaggaaaaactccctttgaacaggaagaaactccaaacagaatcaggctcagggaggggcggggccatctgccgagACAGCTGGGATATGAGGACAGGGACATGCTAATTAGCAGGTATGTGACCTTCTCTGTGTAATGGTCTCTGAGTTTTGTCGTTTTCCGTCCTTAGTTTATATTCTTCATGTGTGAGGTTGAGTCTGAGTTATTCTCTGTTCTTGATGTTTTGAAATCCTAGTTTCTCTGCAGAGTCGTAGCTTCATAGTTCGATGTTTTAGCTGAACTCTCCGTgtcttttagttttacttcccaTGTCTTGTTTTTCATGCTTCATTTCACCTGTCTGTGGTTACCCAGGTGTTTCCACTCCCCTCTGTGTCACGTGTTCCCTGCTTGTTTTGGGATTTCATGGACTTTGAATTCTTGGAGCGTCTCATCAGCTACTTTTTGTCTTCACCTCGTTACCTGAGAGTCTGCTTCCTGCTCGTGTTTCCTGCCTCAGAGCTCCGAGCTGATCACAGATTTCGGATGGGATTAGGATTAACGGACTTTTCTGAGGTTTTCCAATAAATTGAATCACTTGGTTTTCATTCTGGCCTCCGTTTCTCTGTCATGCTGGAAAATGCTTGGAGCGTCCTCACACTGCTCCCGGGTGAAGTTGATTTCTGTTTATTGTGGAACAAAGTGAACCGTCACATCAGGATCTCTCCAACATTACAGTCTTACCAGGCGGCTCCTCGAGCTCCGGCTGGCCACAAAGAGCTGCAGCGATGAAGAAGCAGAGACTGTAGATCCTGACTCTGTGTgcatatttcatttatttggaAACACATATGAAATGCTTTTGATGGATCTTTATGACAGACACATGTAAACAAAGATGTGTCACTGACACACTCGTCTCGTTTCATCAGGCTGTCACGTGCAGTGTTGCAGGTACCTGACCGCAGACAGGTTTACGACTCAGACGGGGTTTCCTCTTCACTGTGTTTACTCTGCATTCAATCATCAGTTATGATGAATCTGTGACTCTCCTCCACCTCTGTCACTTTGTCCTGCACTGTATTTActatcacacaaacacatctccAGCATCTTTAAGGGCATCTCatatcactgctatgcagatgatgtcCTGTGGTACTGATGCCAAAAACATCTGGATGGCTGCTAATCGTCTGTCACTTGTCAGAAATGTAGGTGTTACATTTACAACGACGTCCAAGCTGGAATGAGAAGTGCTTTTCGATgcctgtgttttgtgctgtgtcgTCTTCAGATGGCCTGTGAACGCTCCAAAATGCTGCTGCGAGGCTGCTGACGTCCTGTCACTGGCCTTGTGACAGGACACAGACCGCCAACGGGTCTGTGTCCTGTGAGAGCGCGTGCACAGACGGAGAAGTCTGTGCACGCGCTCTCAGACTCGAGTCGTGCAGGTCACCGACGGCCTCTGACAGACCCGTTGGCGGTTCCTCGTTCTAGACTGAAAACTAAACAGTGAAGGACCTTTGATTGTGTCTGTGGACTCGTTTGGCCTGAGCCGTGCTGTAAATATCAGTGCtgtgttttaatgttgttgAGGTTTATTACTTGCTCATCGCTGTTgagcaacaaactgttccaacttctgcaaTCAGGTAGAAGGTTCCTCATCATCcaggcaaggacagagagactcaggGGGAGCTGCtatccccccacacacacacacacacacacacacacacacacacacacacacacacacacacacacacacacacacacacacacacacacacacacacacaccacacacgcacacacacacacacctacacgcacacacacacacctacctacacgcacacacacacacacctacacgcacacacacacacacacacacacacaccctctcacATCATCCATAAGTGACTGagaca encodes:
- the dglucy gene encoding D-glutamate cyclase, mitochondrial isoform X2; translated protein: MFVCEMMKSEHLNNLSPANLRLLIRQKDPRIKTTTGLANGYQQANVVVLPNQLADDFHAFCRSNPAPLPLLYRSQSGETSSPPLAQHADIRTDISQYCVYEDGRLVKTVSSLQTYSDAHRSPPGQQAERPGSWSDMVCFYLGCSFGFEGRLKEAGVPVRNVEQGKNVSMYRTAVPCVPAGAFSCPLVVTMRPVPAALLDAAVKVTHLNPLAHGAPVHIGDPALLGIQDLSRPDYGDAVELQPGDVTVFWACGVTAIEAILSSKPPLAFSHSPGCMFLTDIPDSPTSTITPPTEAKPHPELTPLCFQVSQNPLLYSLVSQGTVAKIRQLEVMIGEDPGERGIRALFVQDELLRSCLALSHSSSVAITTGFPTHYMHSPPDETDGPPGAIAMATMLLSLGKQVTMVTDRRALEMNRAIIDEAVRTGVLKAAIPLVTFEDGGPDAARHFLCHHGDPNKPRFDHLVAIERSGRAADGNYYNMRAVNIKHLVDPVDDLFIAAKHIPGIGTTGIGDGGNELGMGKVKEKVQSLMPKGGLIACEVPADHAVTAGVSNWGGYAVACGLYLLHTCPAHLRYLRKGLGLEPVTSTEQLQDWTTNLPSVEKEESFLSTLVQFGIRSGKTGHLAMEVDGLTFHPTHSDMITRLLEVTRGGRGAF
- the dglucy gene encoding D-glutamate cyclase, mitochondrial isoform X3, with the protein product MLSAVRAARCAIRYLRGIGTSAMDTGYQQANVVVLPNQLADDFHAFCRSNPAPLPLLYRSQSGETSSPPLAQHADIRTDISQYCVYEDGRLVKTVSSLQTYSDAHRSPPGQQAERPGSWSDMVCFYLGCSFGFEGRLKEAGVPVRNVEQGKNVSMYRTAVPCVPAGAFSCPLVVTMRPVPAALLDAAVKVTHLNPLAHGAPVHIGDPALLGIQDLSRPDYGDAVELQPGDVTVFWACGVTAIEAILSSKPPLAFSHSPGCMFLTDIPDSPTSTITPPTEAKPHPELTPLCFQVSQNPLLYSLVSQGTVAKIRQLEVMIGEDPGERGIRALFVQDELLRSCLALSHSSSVAITTGFPTHYMHSPPDETDGPPGAIAMATMLLSLGKQVTMVTDRRALEMNRAIIDEAVRTGVLKAAIPLVTFEDGGPDAARHFLCHHGDPNKPRFDHLVAIERSGRAADGNYYNMRAVNIKHLVDPVDDLFIAAKHIPGIGTTGIGDGGNELGMGKVKEKVQSLMPKGGLIACEVPADHAVTAGVSNWGGYAVACGLYLLHTCPAHLRYLRKGLGLEPVTSTEQLQDWTTNLPSVEKEESFLSTLVQFGIRSGKTGHLAMEVDGLTFHPTHSDMITRLLEVTRGGRGAF